A single Bacillus sp. OxB-1 DNA region contains:
- a CDS encoding (Fe-S)-binding protein: protein MTNTTKRVEATNDKIYAEVNQCIQCGYCLPSCPTYTSMEIETASPRGRINLVKMAVEGKIDVLEDLKEPMDLCLGCRACEVACPVNVPYGSILEWAKERVHDLEVQQKQNNQLKDFTLNQLFTKRKAMKFSGDLYYLYQKSGIQKVVRSTKVSKKLFKNIGEFEEALPKVLSKKYRIERGKLYKARTEEPIKTVSLFLGCINDALFYHINYYTLELLRISGCDVYIPKEQTCCGALHSHQGQIKEARQLAKENLLAFEKYEVDEIVTNAGGCGALLEEYGHLFKDEGDEYWAAKAKEFTKKIKDIAEILITLDSLPITKTLNETITYQPSCHLSNVQNAGEYPEKLIRQIAGVRYIELPNKNSCCGSGGVYNIQHYDESMKILSGKMDEVNELQPDIIVTCNPGCLIQMTHGVNKFGGKKPEVLHLVELLARACEIDEQVSHHR, encoded by the coding sequence ATGACTAATACAACAAAAAGAGTAGAGGCTACTAACGATAAAATATACGCCGAAGTTAACCAATGTATTCAATGCGGCTACTGTCTGCCATCTTGCCCTACTTATACATCTATGGAAATAGAGACAGCATCTCCAAGGGGAAGAATTAACCTAGTTAAAATGGCGGTCGAAGGAAAAATTGACGTATTGGAAGATTTAAAAGAGCCTATGGATCTGTGTCTAGGTTGTCGTGCATGTGAGGTAGCTTGTCCTGTAAATGTTCCTTATGGATCCATTCTAGAATGGGCGAAAGAAAGGGTGCATGATTTAGAAGTACAGCAGAAACAAAATAATCAGTTAAAGGATTTTACGTTAAATCAACTATTTACGAAAAGAAAAGCAATGAAATTCTCAGGGGATTTATATTATTTATATCAAAAAAGCGGAATCCAAAAGGTCGTGCGTTCTACAAAAGTATCCAAAAAGCTTTTTAAAAATATAGGTGAGTTTGAAGAAGCTTTACCAAAAGTTCTATCCAAAAAGTATCGAATTGAAAGAGGAAAGCTTTATAAAGCAAGGACAGAAGAACCTATTAAAACAGTTTCTTTATTTCTTGGATGCATAAATGATGCCCTTTTTTATCATATCAATTACTACACACTTGAACTATTACGGATTTCCGGATGTGATGTTTACATACCGAAAGAACAAACATGTTGTGGTGCTCTACATTCCCATCAAGGACAAATAAAAGAGGCTCGTCAATTAGCGAAAGAAAACTTACTCGCATTTGAGAAATATGAGGTAGATGAAATTGTCACGAATGCAGGAGGTTGTGGTGCTCTTTTAGAGGAGTATGGCCACCTATTCAAAGATGAAGGTGATGAATACTGGGCAGCAAAGGCAAAGGAATTTACAAAAAAAATTAAAGATATAGCGGAGATATTAATAACGTTAGATTCCTTGCCAATTACAAAAACTTTAAATGAAACGATAACTTATCAGCCTTCTTGTCATTTATCAAACGTACAAAACGCTGGAGAATATCCAGAGAAATTAATTCGACAAATAGCAGGAGTCCGGTATATAGAGTTACCAAATAAAAACTCATGCTGCGGATCAGGGGGTGTTTATAATATTCAACATTACGATGAATCTATGAAAATTTTAAGCGGGAAAATGGATGAAGTAAATGAACTGCAACCGGATATCATTGTGACATGTAACCCTGGATGTTTAATTCAAATGACACATGGAGTGAATAAATTTGGTGGAAAGAAACCAGAAGTCCTTCATCTTGTTGAGTTGCTGGCAAGAGCTTGCGAAATAGATGAACAGGTATCGCATCATCGATGA